cccccggcggAAGTGAGGGGGCATTTCCTGAGAAGTGAGATAGCCAAGCTGAGACAATGAGGGCTCCAGCTCGTTGTGACTTCAGAACTCACCGGCTCTGGTTGATCAGGCTGAGAGGCATAAGTACATGAAGGCTGTTGTGCAAGACAGGAGTGTGGCAACCTGGCCCCAGGGATCCTGTCCCCTTTGCCACCAAATGCGGCCTACTAAGACCCCTGGGGCAGGCCTAGGTTGCaggaagtgtgtgtatgtgtgtgtgggggcgtTCCCCCAAATGATCCCAGCCCCAAAAGTCCTGCCCCCAAGACCTCTGCAGAAACGTCCACGGGGGAGGATCCAAGAAGAGAGAAACTGACCAACAGCACAAGCTGAAACCACCCTCAGGCCGCAGGTCAACGTCCTTCCGCGGCTGAGGGTGGGGGGCAGCCAGGCGGGCTGTGGAATTTCGTGACTCAGGTCCCGAGAATGGGATGGGCCTGCTCTCTGGCCGGTGGCCCAACGCCTGAGCCTCGAGGGGAAATGCTCCAGGAGCCAGATCAGCGGGCGCTCTGTCCCCTACCGCGTGCACTCGTGCTGTGTCACGTTGGAAGTGACAAAAAATCTctctggtgttttcctttctaagCACACACCTGCCAGTCCACTCAGAGAAGGGGGCGGGACCACAATGTAACTGCCCGAGCTTCCCTTCCCCCCCAGGGCTCACGTGTCACTTATATAAACGACTAAGCCTGCACTGTCCAAGGGCGGCAACCTTCAGCCGTGCGCTCATGGCGCATCCCTGCGGCAGCGCCACCGCCATCCGGGCCTATCGCCGCCGGTGACCTCCAGGCCCTCGTAGCGACACCGCAGCCCGAGTGGGGGTAGTCCGACGCCCAGCgtggttttatttacatttcaaagaaacaaatacGTTTTCAGTAAGCTGAGGCATGTTTTCTGAAAGTTCGAGCCAACctttccccccaccaccccgaTCCGCTGCCACGGGCTTCCAGTAGTATCTCAAGTTGTCGGGCATCCTTCAGTGCGGATAACTGTCCGCAACCCATCTACGCACCGCCCGCGTAGACCCGCCCGCCCGCCTGCGCATAAGCATGCGCAGTCACATACAGCGAAAAAAACCGCAGCCcggcccaggccccgccccgccagCCTCACTCCGGCCTCCCATTGGCTTGTGTGGGCACGCGTCTGCGACGCCTGAGCATCCAACCAGTGAGAGTGTTGCTGGGCGTGGCGTAGGGCGGGGAGGTGAGGCCCGCCGGCGCGCGTCCATTGGTCGGTTCGGCGAGGGGAGGAGCGCTGCTTTCCCGAGCCCCCCACCGCCGAGATGAGCTTTAGCCGTCTGTACCGCCTGCTCAAGCCAGCGCTACTCTGCGGGGCTCTGGCTGCGCCGGGCCTGGCCAGCACCATGGTGAGTGCGGCGCCGCCGGCCGGCCGGCCAGTGGGCCGTTGGGCGGGCGCGCGACCTGCCTTCTGGCGACCTTGGGCGGGGGGCGCCGGTCGCCCCCCCACCCCGCGGCCATTCGGACCGGGGCTAGAGcgcgggggggggtggggggtggggtcacGGTCCGAGTCTGGGTCAGGGACCGAGGCGGCGTCCGGGGGGCCGGGGACAGGGCTGGGCGGTCGGAACCCACGGTTTGAAGCCCCTGACGCGCACAGGCTCCTGTATCGGGGCAGCTGAGGGTGGCGCCGTCGGTTTCTGGCTCCCCGACTGCGGCCTGGAGAGCGGGGGCGGCCGAAGGGGTGGAAATCCGGGATCACGCGCCGCGGGTCgtcactgcccctccccagccctgcgcGCCCCGGGGCCCCTTGCGGTGGCGTCACAGAGGAGCGGCCTGGCGCCCTTGGCTACCGGCCCTTTGTCCCCGGGGCCCGGCGCTCGGTGGGCACAAGTTCAGTCAGAGACCTGCGGGCATGGGCCGCGCAGCCGCCTGCTCCCCGGGCCGTCGAGGGCAGCGGCGCCGCTTGCCGGCCGGGCGACGGCGCCGAGCCCCCCGAAGGAGGAGGGCTCGGATATGCCGTCGCAGGAGGGCGCGCCCCCGGCGGAGGAGGCCAGCTCCTGAGAGCCCTGGGCTGGCGGGACCCCCGGCCGGGGAGAGCGGCTGCGCCACCGAATCCCAAGACCCGGTGCGCACGGAGGCCCCCACACCCAGCGGCCTCCCCCATCCGGTGGGGCACCTGGCAGGGTTCCGAGCTTCCCTAGGTCTCAATGACTCCGGCCCAATGCGCCGTGTTGTACAGGGGAGCCTTTGAGGAGGAGCCTCATATTTTGCTTAGTCCCAGGGCCCGGGTTTTTCTCCCTTAGGTACCCTAGGCTGGGTGAGTGGGCCGAACGGCTGCGGGCGCCACGCCCCGAGGTCAGTCGGCCGCTCAGCCAGTCCTTGCCTTGTAGTGCGCGTCCCGCGACGACTGGCGCTGTGCTCGCTCCATGCACGAATTTTCAGCCAAGGACATCGACGGGCGCATGGTTAACCTGGACAAGTACCGGTGAGTCCTTGCCCATTTGGTGGGGGCGGCGAGGGTAAGGTCGTGGCCCTGACCTGACCGCCTCATCCCGTCTCCAGGGGCCACGTGTGCATCGTCACCAATGTGGCCTCGCAATGAGGCAAGACTGACGTAAACTACACTCAGCTGGTCGACCTGCACGCCCGATACGCCGAGTGTGGTTTACGGATCCTGGCCTTCCCTTGCAACCAGTTTGGGAGGCAGGTGCGTCGTGGCTGGCCCTGGGTGTCCCTGTGTGTCCCTTTGTGCGGGCTGGGGAGAAGAGCTGTCTGTGGAAGCGGGGACTGAAGTGGGTATAGGCCTCTCCCCACTCACCCCCTCCTCCCAACCCGGGTCTACACAGGAGCCAGGGAGTAATGCAGAGATCAAAGAGTTCGCCGCTGGCTATAACGTCAAATTCGATTTGTTCAGCAAGATCTGTGTAAATGGGGACGACGCCCACCCTCTGTGGAAATGGATGAAAGTCCAGCCCAAGGGGAGAGGCATGCTGGGAAAGTGAGTTGGGGGTTGGGGGACAGGGGAGGACAGGATGGCTTCCCCAGGGCAGTGGAGAGGGGATCTGCAACTGCCAGGGGATTCCTCACAACCTCATGCTTCTTTTGTAGCGCCATCAAATGGAACTTCACCAAGGTAAGGGGGTTAGGGGCCCTGGCGGGGTGGACAGACACAGCCACCAGCCACAGATGTACTGCTTTGAGAGTCCAGAGCCATGGGGACGGCAGGTAGGGGCCACTGGCTCACTTCAGCCCCACGGTGGCCTCCTTGCAGTTCCTCATTGACAAGAACGGCTGTGTGGTGAAGCGGTATGGTCCCATGGAAGAGCCCCTGGTAGGTGCCTGTCTGGGGAGCCCGCTGGGGGGACTCGGGAAAAGGCATccctcacccccttctcccccgCAGGTGATAGAGAAGGACCTGCCGTGCTACCTCTAGCTCCACAAGGTGCTGCCCCTACCCAAGCCTGTTGCCTGTGTTCCGAGAAGCCTTCCCCCGGTGCCTATGACGGTCTGTCTGAAAACCAGCCCCTGGTGGGGCAGACCTGAGAACCTGGCGTGCACTCCTTCCGGAGGAAGGTCCCTTGGCCTGGCTGCGGCTTGGCAACCCCACCTCTGGCTGCCTTGTGGGAATAAAATGTACAACACAGATTGGCTTGCTCCTGGCTTTTGCTAACCCAGGGCTCAGGGGCAGGTGTCATCAACTCCCTAGGCTGAGGGGGGTGGGGGCAAGTGGGAGGTGGAGTTCCTTCAGGATTCAGAGGGCTCCACCTGTCCTGCCTGGGGTTGCTAATCTCCTCAGCCCAGCCTAGCCCGGCCCAGCCGCTGGGGGAGATAATGCCTCTTCATTGGCTACTGCTCTCAGCCTTGGTCTCCTCCAGTGTACCCAGGTGTGGGGACATCAGGGGACTTGGGCTGGTGACCCTGCTGTTGGGAGGCCCGCTGCACCCAGGCTGGGCATCAGGCCAAGCTGGTTTGAGCACCGAGCCATGCCTGGCAGGGCCTGCTCACCATGCTGGCCTTGTGATGAAGACACAGAGTCCGGGCATCAGGCCTGCCCATGGGCTTTACCTGGTGGATGCAGCCCCACTCCCCGGGAAGGGCTGTGGGTGGGTACAGCCTGCCTGCTGCTCAAAGGGGCCATCCTGTGAGAGTGGGGGGCGGGCAGACAGCTGTAGAATGGCTGAGCTggctcctctcctgcctccaccAGCCAGAAAGATCAGCAGCCTTCCCCCAGGAGTGGGGGACCTATGAGGGAGGGGACTGGCTGGGTCTGGATGGAGGGTCAAGAGCCACCTCCACCACCCTTGGCGGCTTATAGCAGGGTCTCCTGACTGCTCCCTAGTCCCTCTCCAACTTCCAGGCTATGGGCTGGGCATGCTCCCCAGTTTCCAGGAACAGCTGGGCATCCGGTCCTGCCTTCCAGACTGAGCCCAACTCTtgggctctcctgtccctgggctgCCCTGCCTGCCATACCCAACACCATCTGGAGCAGACCTGGGAAGAAACCAAGGCAGAGATGGCAGTCAGTTCAGATCAAGGGGCTCTAAGGAACAGGACTCAGCATCACCaagaggggcctggggaggggtgggatgggggtggggtgggatgggtgggcGGGTCACATCTCAAGTGGGCAGGGAGCAGGGTATCTGGTCCAAGGCTCCAGGGGCTTGGTATAGTCAGTTCAGAGGCAACTGGCCTGCTGCGGGGATGCCAGGATCATACTGGACAAAGGGCCCAGTGGGGTGGGGTTTCCCCTAGCCTAGCCCCAGGCATCCACAAGGCCAGGTGCCATCGTGGGTGAGATGAGCTGGCAGAGATGAGGGCCAGAAGTCACTCTGATCTCACCCACACCCCACTGGGAAGGAACATGCAGGGCACACCCACCACCATTGCCCCACCTCCCGCCCCGCTGCCCTGCAgatagcagcagcagacagcctGGGAAGTAGTGAAAAggcacatatatttaaaaaaagatctctttacatatatacacttgAATTAATTATAAATACACATAGAAATCAGGGGGCCAGCCACCAGCTCTGCAGGGATTCCAGGCCCCCGAGAGGTGGCTGGACAATAATTTAGGGCACAGAGAGCAGGGAGGGGTTGCATATATTAAGAGGGGATCTGCCCCTTGGAGCCCCCCAGAAGCGGTGGGGCCCTGAGCACCTGGGGTTTCCTGAGTTTCCAGCTCTTGGGGCCACCCAGTTTTGTGGATGTCAGGGGTACAGGCCTGACCGGGCCTTCtaaggtgggtggggtgggagccCCAACCCAGGCCTGGAGTGGGGCAGTAGAGGATAGAGGCACAGAGAAGAAGGGCCGCCACTCTAGGCCCTGCCTGGCCCCCAAGTATCCTGAGTGGGGGCTGCACTAGGCCACTGCCCACCAGGCAAGGCCCTGGAGGGCCCCCCAGGGCAGACAGCATTTTGGGGATCTGCCCAGGCACCGGGCGGGAAGGCACTGCAATAGAGGCCTCGGGAGGCTGGACGAGGGACCCCTAGCCCTGCTCCTCTCAGTAGTCGGCTGGGGTCCTGGCCCTGCTCGGCTAGCCACCCTCTTCCCCGTGTAGACGGGAGCCTATTACGGATAAATAAGTTTCGTTCGGAAAGGATGCCTGGACCTAGGAGTTGGGAAAGGGGGGGCTGAACTGGATGACGCTCTGCCGCTCTGGTGCTCCACCTGCCGGTGCGCCCGCAGCCCCTGCACCCAGAGGGCCCAGAGGGCCGGGCGGCTCGGCGGGTGGCGCGGCGTTGAGGGAGCGAAGCATGTCCTCCAGCACCTCCTTGAAGTTAATTTCGCAGCCCTGGTGTAGGAGTGCCACGGGGTCAGCCGGGGCGTCGGGGGTGTCGGGGGCGCCCAGCAGCTGGCCGCCGGGGCCGGGGCCCAGGGCCGGGAAGGTGAAGGGTGAGGGCGCGGGGAAGGCCTGGGCCGGCGGGCTATATGTGAGGTCCAGGACCTCACCGGGGCCGAAGGGCAAAGCAAGGGGGCGTGGGGTGGAAGGCGGCGCGAGGAGACCCCGAGTGCGCGCTTGCTTGCGCTTCACGTCGGCATCCATCAGCTGCAGCTCCTGCAGGACCCGACGTACGCAGACCTCCGGGATCTTGATGCCtgtgggggcggggtggagcGGGGCTGGAGCATCAGGGCCTGCTGGGCGGGGCTGAGGCcgcccacctcccccagcccgcTGGTGCCTTGACTCACCGACTTGCTTCTTCTTGTCCTTGGTCTTGAGGCGCACGATCTGCAGGTAGCTGCTGCTGGTGACGTCGGCCATGACGGCGGCGATGCGGCCCCACACGCGCAGCAAGGCCCCGCACAGCATGTAGTGGTGGCGCAGCCGCAGGCCCTGCGCGCAGTCCTTGCCCTCCTGCACCAGCCGGCAGTGCCGGTTCCTGTGGGGGACCACGGCTCAAACCAACTGCCGCGCAAGCGAGCGCGTGCCCCCAACAGTCCCCCCCAGGCCACCCCGGGCCCTCACCATGTGGTGTGGCTGCAGTGCGTCAGCGAGAAGGTGTAGCTGCTTTCCCAGGGCTCCCTGGCCTCCTCTGCCGTCACCTGTGGACACAGCGGGTTGAGCCCCTGCAAGAGCCTGTCTGCGCTCCCTAGCCAGTCGGGGGAAACTGCGGTGCAAAGGACCCAGGGCTGCTCATCCCCCACCTAGCGGCCAGAGCGGCCTGGGGGCTGCTGGACACTGGAGCATTAAGGGTACAGAAGGTACCCCGGGGACCTACCCGGCGGAACCTCCGGCTCAAGCTATCCAAGGACTCCAGCTGGCTCTGCCGCCCTATATTGGGCTTGTACACGGTGAAGAGCTTGCCGCGGTTCTGCTGGGCCAGCAGGCAGCTGGGCTTGTTGCCGCGGACCTGGATGGGGCAGTGCACCACATATACGAGAAGGCATGTCAAGCGAGACGGCATGAGGATGGCCACCGCCCTCCCCTGCCAACCCACCAGCCTGGCTCCTGCCCCTGGGAGAGCGTTGGGGGTTTGCTGTAGGGCCCACCTTGTAGGAGAGGTAGAAGCCGTCGTGGGTGCCCGTCAGCTCAAGTGACCGGGCGTAGGCCTCTTCCCACTTCAGGCCACGGTCCACACTGATCTGCGGGCACGCAGGTGTCAGGTGATGGGAGGGGCAGTGAACAGGGCGGGAAGGGACAGTgagtggggcggggaggggcagggctgctCACCTTGTAGAAGACCACCTGTCCATCCTGCGGGTGTCCAGGCGCCAGGAACACCTGCTGGCTTTCCTCATAGATCTCATCAATGCCAGGGGCCAGGTCTGTAGAGGGCGAGCGGGTGAGTGGGGCGAGCGGGTGAGTGGGGCGAGTGGTAGTCTGGGGCCTGGCCCAGGGGAGGGCGTCCCCACAGGGCTCACCCAGGATGCCCATGTCGTATTTGCCCTCCCTCTTGTCGGCGGCAATAAGGTGGTCAAAGGTGTCGGAGAAATACTGGAAGAGTGCGTTCTGCTTGTGCACCTCCAACCCCAGGATGCGGTTCAGGAACTTGCTGATGGAGCAGTCTGCGGATGGCAGGGTGCCTCAGGCTATGTCCAGGCAGCCTCCCTgtctccccctctcccctcatatctgccccctcctccccatcctggaGGTGCCAGCCAGTGAGGGACTCACCCTTCTCCACGTCCAGGCAGCCGGACCGGGACTCGCGCCCGCCAATGCCCACTGACAGCAGCCCCTGCTTCATgtctgtggggagggggagcctCGCACGACTGCTGGCCACAGCCTACCAGGGCTCCCCCTCACCACCAGTGTCTCCTGTGCCcctggtgtgtatgtgtgggggggTCTACCAGCTCACCACGGAAGAAGGCGGCATCCCCTCCAGGGTAGCCCTGGGGCAGTGGCACTTTGCTCTCCGTCTGGCTTAGGATGGTGGTGAGGACACAGCTGAGCGCCCGGGCACCATACTGCGGGGAGGCCCAAGGGCCATGTCAGAGACCAGGGCACCCCAGGTCTCAGCACCCCGGGAACACTCCTCTCCTGGGCCCCACCTCCTTGGGTACCTTGTTCTCAAAGTTGTACTTGCTCAGGTCCCGGGACTCAGTGGCACGGCGGTCCCCATGGGTCAGAGCCCCCTGCCCAGGATGGGAGGCCGTCACATGTTACTCATATGTTGCTCCTCCCTGGCCCACCCCACTTGGGGAGCTACCAGCCCGCCCCCGGCCTAAGGCTCACCAGGCTCTCCAGCCGCTTGGCCACGATGGAAGCAAACCTGCGCTCCCCTGCCAGCTCTGAAATGAGGAAGATATACTCCGGCGCAGAGACCTGGTTGGAGCGGTGGGTCCGGCCTGGAGGCAGAAGAGGTGTTTAGGGACCAGGTGGGCCCCCTGGGGGCGTGGCCTGGGTCGGGAGCAGGGCTCACCAAACTGCTGGATGGCTCGGTCAGCGCTCCAGGGCAGCTCCAGCGTCATGTGCACCCGGCGCCGCTGGTTCTGCACCCGGCGGTCAGCTTGGAGGGAGACACCGGAGCTGGAGGCCTCTGAGATGATGGCCACAAGCTGGGACGCAGGGTCGGGGATGGATCAGAGGGGTGGCAGGGCGGGCAGCCTGCTCCACCTTGCCCCACACCCCATGTGCCCTGGGTTAACTGGAAGCATTCAGGGTGACCCACACAAGAAGGTCAGGTATGTGTGTCCCTGAGGGGCCTCTGTGGGCTTAGAGTCAGGACCATCCTGAGGCACCCCTAGAGTCTGCTGGCCCTGCAGACATCAGCTCCCATGGGGTGGCTCAGCATCAGCGGGCTAGGCACTGACAGAGGGCCTGGACGATTCAAACTGAAAGTGGGACTGGTGAGGGCTGGGGGCCCACTCAGGCACACAAGCACAGCACACACCCCTATACACAGCTGGTGGTCCTCCAGCCAGTCTATCAAGAGCCCTGCGCCTCTCAGCCCACATGCAGCCACACCCGGGGTGCCCCAGGGCCCCCACCTTCTCCCCACTCATGAAGCGTTCCTTCTCCCTGAGGTTCACGTGATCAATGGAGAGACCCTGCTCCGCTCGTGACTCAAACGCCACCGTCCCGTCAGGTCTGGACACTACACGGCCCTTCCTGCCGGTCATCTATGGCCGTGGTGGGGAGAGAGGACAGGTTGTCAGCTGGTGTGGCCACCCAGGGGCTGGTCCCcacgggcctcagtttccccatctgtccccCCACCTggctcctggggctcctgggtgtgggtgggtggtgggggctgCCAGAACCTGGCCTCTCCCTAGGCTCGGGTACCCATGGGGTCGTCAGCAGGCACGGTCACTACATCTTCCTGAGTCTTTTTATTGCAACCCGACCACACAGGACCAAGACAGATCTGAGGTGGCACCAGGGCCCGTCCCGGGAAAGCGCGCAGGCACAcagggggagaggaagggaaagggaggggggTTGGGGGTTGGGCCTGGGCAGCACTGCCTGAAGGGGAGAGCAGGACACTGGACCCAGCAGCCACCCCCACCAAGCTGGCCACCAGGGGGCACCAGAGCTCACCTCAGCCACGCACTCTGGGCCCCCTAGCTGGTCAATGAGCTCATCCAGGGTGTTGACTGGCAGCTCCCGGCCCAGCGCCTGCACCTTGGCCAGCAGGTCCTGCTTCAGCCGCTCAACCCGCTCCAGGACTCCGGGGCCATGCAGGTCCCGCTGTGGGAGGCACAAGGGGCCTGTGGGGCCAGAGGGTCAGGGGGAACTGGGCCAGGCTGCCTGTCCAcagccctgctcccctccctgggCCCTCAAGGGTGAGGGAGTCCCTGGGTAGTGGGGGTCTAGAATCTTTCCCCGAACCCCTGGCTGCTCCTGCTCATGTGCCCCTGACTTCCTGCTCAGAGCATGAGAAGCAAGGATGGGGAAGGCGGCATTGGGCCTCACCGCGGTCATCGGCTGGGAGCCCGATGGCATCCACGATGACCACATCGTCGTCCAACAGGGACTCGGGGGAGGAGTGGAAGTCACTGTCCAGGCCACCGTCCGACTCTGTGCTGCTGTCGTCACTAATGCGGATCACACCTGCTGCCTCATACACCAGCCTGGGTGCCTTGGCCCCACGGCCCCGTGGCCGCCCTGCAGGGGAGCAGTCAAGGGTCACTGCAGCCTGGTCCCAGGGAGACTCCCAGTGGTCCATGGACAGGCTGCATGCCTGGATGGTTAGGGCTTATAGCCCAAGCCCTTTCCCCCTGTGCAGCTGTGGCATGTCTGGGCGCTGCTGGTGGTGGGGACGTGTTACCGACCCTGCCAGACTTCCTGACATAGCAGTGTGTCCTTGGGTGGTGCCCGGGGAGGCCACGTGCCCCACCTCACAAGGTGGCACTGGGTGGGTAGGCCAGAGGACATGCCCAAACCCTGGGGGGTGGCAGTCCAGGGGCCCAAGTAACCTGGATACTGTCCCAGACACCCTGCAGGGTGTTCCCAGCCAGAGGGGCAGGACTGGGCCCCAAGGCTGGCTGTGTGCTCTCAGGTGAGTTGCTtggtctctctgagcctcacttcccCCTGATGAGAGGATGCTCAGCCTTTGCCTGCAAGAACAGGGTGCAGTGTGTGCCTGCAGGTAGGTGCTCGGGCCACTCCCCTATCCTGGGGTGCTTTGTATGAGCCCCATCCTGGTCCCCTGAACCAGTGCAGTTTCAGCCTCAGGCTCACTTTTACCTGGGGAATACGAGGCCCTGCCTTCTGGGGATGAGGCTGGAGGCCTTGGGGATGCACTAGCCACACCGTCATCCTGCAGCACTGGGGTTTTTTGCTGACTGAGCAGCTGCGCTGGAGAGCTAGGGTGGGGACGGGCTCAGGCCATGTGGCTGTGTGGCAGCACACCAACCCAGGTCGAGGGTCAGAAAGGAGGGAGGCTGGAGGACCGGCAGGAGCAGTGAGGGGCCATAGGCACAAGGTCCAGGCAGTGGGCACTTACGCTTTCTCTTACTGCCTGCTCCTCTCTCTCGCCTTCTCTTGGTCGAAGGAAAGTGCTTCTGAATTAGCGACAAAAAGACGCCTCTGAAAGTGAGACACAGAGTTTGTTTTCACTGGGAGACATGGAGGGGTTGGGTCCCATGTGTTAAGGGCTACTCTGCAGAGTGGACACCTAGCACCAAGGGGCCCCAAAGGGTGGGTCTGGGCACAGGGGCTCAGAGAAGATGGGTAAGAGAGGGAAGGAGCTGCAGGGACGGGGCAGGGGTCCCACTGGGGTCCTACCCACACATGGTGGGCAATGGATGAAATATAGGTGGGGGGCTGGGTGGGGCTCTGCCTGCAAGTGCTGATGGCTCTGAAGTAGAAGGGGGGCATCCCAGGGTGGGGGGCCCAGGGGAAGGAAGGACATGCTGGACCATGTGGGAAGAGACGGGATGAGGCAGAGCGGACAAGGGGCCTTGTGCTGGGATCCTCATCCAGGGTGAGAAGGGAGGCCAGGGGCTTTAAGAACCACCAGGGACAGTCCCTAAAATCTGTGCAGTCCTTGAATCAGCCCAGTACGCATGCAGGGGGCAAGGCTGGGAAAACCTCATTCGATAAAAGTCTCAGGACCCTGGGCTGGTGCCCACCGAGTCCTAGGTCCCCATGGTTACCCCTTCTGGCTTAATAACCTGGGCTGGACCTAAGGTCTCTGAGGGTCGGAGTCGGCTCCTTCGGCTGGGGTCACAGGCAGGGCCAGGCCCCAGGGTTGGTCACACAGGGAAAGGGCCCTAATGTGTCACTCACTCGGCAGCGGACACGAAGCCATCGAGCTGTCCCTCCTTCTCGCCCAGCACCTCCCGGGTCCGCGCCTCACCTGTAGACTGCAGCCCGATGACCACACACTgcgggggtgggtgtgtgtgagcAGGCTTggcacccctgcccccacacctGCCCCTGCAGCTGGGAACCTGGGGCTGACCTGTTACTCCGTTCCCCTCCCCTGTGTTACTCAGGCTGCCAGACCCCAACAAGCCCATATCCCCTGGGATGTTAACCTGGCACCAATGGCTGGCCTCAGCTCCCAGACAACCCCGATCTCCACATAAGCCTGTGCCTGCTTCTTTCTAGGGACTCAGCCCAGCCCAGTTCACCTTGTCCTGGGCCAGCTCCTCCTGGGCCAGCTCCACCAGCCGGTGCACCTTGGCAGCCACACACAGGTACTTGAAGAAGCGCTGATGGGCTGACCAGAACTGGCCCCACAGGGACTTGCGCGACTCCAGGCCGATCCAGTCGGCTGCCTGCTGGAACACGCCCAGGGCCTCGGCCCACTGCAACGACATGCCCAGCTCAGCTTGCTACTgccagcccctgccccacagAAATGTAGGGCCAGAGGATGGGGGCTGTAAGTGGGGCTATACAGAGGCCCTGGCGATAGCTGGATGGTCAGAAAtgccaaaaatccaaaatgtgTAACATTCAGAAAGCCACAGTGAAAATGGCACTCATGTAATCAGAGGGTAAATGGACAACACCTCCAGAGTGGTGGGGATATCTGCCCTGCCCGCCTCCTGCCACTGGCCCCCAGGGGACAGCGGGCCATGTCTGGGGCATCTGTAGTTGTCACCAGGGAGGGGGTTCTTGGTGTTGACCTGGTGGAGCCAGAGGCTGTTCCACACCCTGTAACACCTAGAACGGCCCCACAGAGAGAGCCTGAAGCTCTGGATCACAcctgggggcaaagtggggaggGGAGTCCGACAGAATCCCCAGCTAGAATGGGATTGAGATGCTGGGCTCCCGCC
The nucleotide sequence above comes from Bos indicus isolate NIAB-ARS_2022 breed Sahiwal x Tharparkar chromosome 7, NIAB-ARS_B.indTharparkar_mat_pri_1.0, whole genome shotgun sequence. Encoded proteins:
- the GPX4 gene encoding phospholipid hydroperoxide glutathione peroxidase GPX4 isoform X2, encoding MSFSRLYRLLKPALLCGALAAPGLASTMCASRDDWRCARSMHEFSAKDIDGRMVNLDKYRGHVCIVTNVASQUGKTDVNYTQLVDLHARYAECGLRILAFPCNQFGRQEPGSNAEIKEFAAGYNVKFDLFSKICVNGDDAHPLWKWMKVQPKGRGMLGNAIKWNFTKFLIDKNGCVVKRYGPMEEPLVIEKDLPCYL
- the GPX4 gene encoding phospholipid hydroperoxide glutathione peroxidase GPX4 isoform X1, whose product is MGRAAACSPGRRGQRRRLPAGRRRRAPRRRRARICRRRRARPRRRRPAPESPGLAGPPAGESGCATESQDPCASRDDWRCARSMHEFSAKDIDGRMVNLDKYRGHVCIVTNVASQUGKTDVNYTQLVDLHARYAECGLRILAFPCNQFGRQEPGSNAEIKEFAAGYNVKFDLFSKICVNGDDAHPLWKWMKVQPKGRGMLGNAIKWNFTKFLIDKNGCVVKRYGPMEEPLVIEKDLPCYL